The Vitis vinifera cultivar Pinot Noir 40024 chromosome 7, ASM3070453v1 genomic interval aaataccaaatatttagattttcttggaaaatgaaaacaatttaaacaaatatggCCTTAAGATTTCACAAACAATCCTTAAAAAAGAAcaactttcaattatttttttaggaataaaacttaaatatagaaaacaattttctcaatATGATGTGAAATATTaacacattttattttctagaaaaccaCTAAAGCAAAAGGAAAGATTTAACATATTTCATCAAACTTCATggtttcttgaaaatttgacCTTTATTGAAGGCTTGTATTACAAGTATACAAATCTGCAAATCTTCTGTACAAACTATGTATGTAAGAAGTGAACAACAACTTCAACTTGTGTATAAAGGAGGAGCAACCTCACAACTGACCTTCTACATGGCCCTCTTATTTTCCCACTGCTTCTTTGAGCTTCCTCCCCAATGCAAATGCTAGAGGAGGTGGAACAGCATTCCCTATCTGCCTGTGCTTGTGTTGAATGTTGCCCGAAAATTTATAGCTATCTGGGAAACCCTGTATCACCAATCAGTAAAAAGAAACATTCAACAAAGTTAAAGTTGATAACGAGAGACATAAGAATGAGCAGATAAGCAAAATTGATGGGACTCACCTGAGACCGAGCACATTCACGAACTGACACAAGTCTATCCTGGTCAGGATGAAAACACATGCCCACCTTGCCCATTGGCTGAGGGTCTGTAATAGAAGTTGGAAAGTTCCCCTCCCAGTCCAGCCTTCCAAACAGCCCCTTCCACTGGTTGTGCCTCTTCGCCGTGTTTGGCAGGCACCATGGTATCAAATCGACCACTTGCCCAGTCGACAGGGCAACCTTGGGTTTATAAAATAATGGATTAATAAGTACATAAATCGTATTACACCCAATAACCATGGGTGATGAATGTTACCTTTTCATCTGGAAGACTACGCCAATCAGCCCCTGGCTGCTTTGGGATTTTCTGGCATCGAATGAGATTCAGCTCATTCATCTCCTTCGATATATGATCTGTCAAGACCATCATGTTCCCCCGAATTTTCTTCTGGAACCATGAGACGGGGCCATTTTGATACTGTGCAACAAAAGGAAAGGCGACAAGGTGAGTTGGACTGCAATCAGTTACTGTGAAACAAACTTCTTGTATTTTAGATTACCTCTAGACCTGTTTTAGATGCCCCGTTTGTAACAGCTGGGAGATCACCTATTGTATCTCTCACAGTTATTGCCCGAAATGGAGCTCCAGTTGCAGTGCTCCGAACAGCAGCATACTGCATGTTTTTGGATAGGGTGATTTTCAGTTCTGGAACAGCAAAGACATGCATGGGCTCTGGCCATTCTGGCAGAGTCTCTTCTGGGGAGGCTGCCCATATAAACACCCGTTTCCGGGATTGAGAAACTCCATATGCTCCAGCTTCCAGAATACCAAACCTCACCTGATACAAACAAGCAATTTGATATATGTTCTTCTCGGAATATACCAGACGAAATTACATGATCCTGTTCGTCATCATTTCATGACAGAGCACTACCTGATAGCCCATTTCAAGGAGTGAAGCTACAGTTAAACGGAATGTCTGTCCTTTGTTGAAAGACACAAAGTTCCTCACATTCTCGAGCAGGAAGAACCTCGGCCGGAAATAGTCAGCAAAGGATAAGAAGGCCAGGATCATTTCACACTGAACTTTGCTCCAGGTACTTTGGTTAAACCGGTTCATCCCAGAGAACCCCTGTGAGGACAGCAGCCTTGTTTTAGGGGTAATAGGTCACTAGAATTTCAAGGTAATAAGACCCTAGAACAGAGTAAAAACCAGGTAGAGGCTGGACAAACCTGGCAAGGAGGCCCCCCATTGATAAAATCAACTTGTCCAGGCAGTGGCAAATTATTGATGTCTTTCTCACCTAGTGATGTAGCTAATTCGGCAGCCTCTGAAGTGGAGAGACAGTCATCTGCATCCCCACACTTCTCCATGACAGCCCTGCATTACAACCAATTTACCGGTCAattacagagagagagagagagagagattcatCTTAATGAAATCATTCACCTCAGGATTACATTGCAATTGTTAATAAACATCGATGATTCTGGATGATTGAGTTTAAATGCATCCCCAGCCGGCTCTTCATATTCAATAGCCCACTTGGTTACTGATACACCTGCAATCCGAAGCAGCAGGAGGTAAATCATTCAAATACGGTTCTTTGGCTGACATGGataaaaacaaaggaaagaCTACCAGATTGCTGCAATCCCTCTGACAATCCACCACAGCCagcaaaaatatctaaagtggctAAGCAGTTCTCTTGAAATGCAGTTTTTTGTCTCTCAACTTTTAAATCATCTTCTCCTACTTTACCCTTGccctttctctttcttgttgCAGCATCATCAACTGCCTTTCTAGCTGAGTATCTCATTTTAATGTGGACTGGCAGCTGTTTTTTCACAAATGAGATGGGAAGAAGATTCACACTCCAGTGAAGAAAAGCTTTTTAGGGATGGAATAAAAGctccaagaatttttttttagtagaaaTTAGCTTAGAAGATGATGAGATATCATCAGCATGTATTACGGGTGCAGGAATTAAGAACAAACTACCTGTTTGAGGGACCCTTTAGAGGGCTCAAATAGATGTTCACAAAAGAAAATGTGTTCAAAGGTTGCAAGGACATCACATGATGGCAGATCATGCTTCTGTATAACCTCGCATTTCCCTTCTATCATCTCAACAGGAACAAAATGGGTCTCTTCACTGTAGAACACCTGCACGTTCCACCCTTCAAATATcttaggaaaataatataattgtagttttatgttataataaaaatacaaagaaaaaagaaaacaaaatcattgTATTGCTGCAGAAAGCTCAGAGAGGTAAATGGATGTAGATATATTATGCATGATTTCTAAGCACGCACCTCACGGATGTCAGAAGTGTATGCCTTTTCTGCTGAAATATCCTCAGGCCTGAAAAATCTTCTTAATTTGACCAGGGTAGATTTTGCTTCAGCTATTTTGGGTGCCTTTGGGACAATGATCCCCATCATTTGACACACCACATAAGCCTTCAATCCTACATTTCTTCCAGCCTTGAAAGTTCCAATCTCCATCCTGTCAACAGCAAAATATTGGGGGCTTACATAGACAAATTCATCAATGGAGTACTCAGTTCCCTTGTATACAAAACTAGTTTTACAAGAATTCACTTTAATAGAATCCTTCTCCTTCTGGGATTCCTTTATTTTGCAAGAGTGACAGAAACCAGTCCCAATACCCATAGTATCAAAGGGAAGACTGAAGAAAGCACCTCTTTCTGGCCAATATAAGCTTTTACAGTAATAATCACTTGGCAatcctttcctttttctctcttctgaATTGGCCctatcaattttatcaaaattagcATTTTCTTTCCTGTGCTGATGTCCCCAAGGCATTCTTCGGATATCCACAACAACCATTTGCTTAATGCCCTGCAATTCAAATTCCAGACACTCATTTGTCAGAAATAATTCCCTGGCATTAGCAGTGTTCCCAAGAAGAGTCTGAGACCCACGCTGCATCATTCTTCCATGAAACATTTTTCTTCCATTGAAGGATTCAAACATGCACTCAATGAGATAGATGACAGGAAGTTCATCTGATTCATCAACTTCCACCAAAACAACACCTCCCACAGTGACCTTGTCTCCACCAATAATGGCCTGTTTGTAGAGTGTGTCACCAGAAGATGTTTTGCCAACAAATTCCCCATCCCACCTTATTTCCTTGCTTGTGGAGTGCAATTTACTTCTTCCAGGCAATGAAGAAGGCCTCTGGGTTTTCTCCAAAGCTGATAATTCCTCTTCTTCTGCATCatcctcttcattttcttcctgCTCCTCAACTTCTTCCTCTTTCACTATACAACTAGCTCCGTCTTTTGCATCTTCAGGTGAGTAATTTGAGTAGTACTCCCCCCAAATTCTGTTGATCATTCTCGTAGTTGTAGCTTGCATAACCTTCTTTTTTGACATCACAGGAGCCATTGCTACCCTTGGGTTCAGGTTTGGCTCGCTCTTGTGCACAACCTTCTTCTTCTTAACCACCCATTTGGTATGGTGTCTCTCCTCCATTTTCTTTGCAAGACCAGTCACAAACGCTGACCTCTTAATATTCCCATCCGGAAATTCAGCAAATTGCTGCAGTATAATTTGTCCATGGACAATCACATATCTTTCCACATCTGCAGGGTTAGAGGAAATGTATGCAGGATGGTCCTTCTCAAACTCAGATACTCTCTTGATAGCTTCTGCAAAAGACAACCTAGCAACACGACTCTGCTCCTTCAAAAGTGTAATTATGCTTATTCCAAGCCTTGCTGTTTTCAGAACCGGTTCATACCAGGGAGTATACTGCTTCGAGGGCTTCCCAAGCCTATACctgaaagaaaaatggagattttC includes:
- the LOC100240896 gene encoding DNA (cytosine-5)-methyltransferase 1 isoform X1 codes for the protein MRSGFYFLGLILLIVSLIEMKKNEGKLKPAATGQKEKRNVSQSSEQPVGSRKMPKRAAECTDFKETSVHISEKSVPMETKRDQLVYEEDVAVQLTSRQLEDCPNRRLTDFIFHDSDGQPQPFEFSEVDDLLISGLILPLEESSDKQKQKGVRCEGFGPIESWSISGYEDGSPVISLSTDVADYDCIKPANSYKKFYDHFFEKARACVEVYRKLSKSSGGNPDLSLDKLLASVVRSMSASKCFSSGGSIKDFIILQGEFIHNQLIGLDETSNQNDQTFSELPVLLALRYEGYKRREFMKAKAASSGGSYMSDMEIRDAENEVDESGSSIYASEENDDVKLARLLQEEEYWKSTKQKKSQGSAPLSNKYYIKINEDEIANDYPLPAYYKTSNQETDEFFVFDSDIYMCDTDELPRSMLHNWSLYNSDSRLISLELLPMKPCADIDVTIFGSGVMTADDGSGFCLDTDLGHSSSSDQGPQDVGGIPIYLSAIKEWMIEFGSSMVFISIRTDMAWYRLGKPSKQYTPWYEPVLKTARLGISIITLLKEQSRVARLSFAEAIKRVSEFEKDHPAYISSNPADVERYVIVHGQIILQQFAEFPDGNIKRSAFVTGLAKKMEERHHTKWVVKKKKVVHKSEPNLNPRVAMAPVMSKKKVMQATTTRMINRIWGEYYSNYSPEDAKDGASCIVKEEEVEEQEENEEDDAEEEELSALEKTQRPSSLPGRSKLHSTSKEIRWDGEFVGKTSSGDTLYKQAIIGGDKVTVGGVVLVEVDESDELPVIYLIECMFESFNGRKMFHGRMMQRGSQTLLGNTANARELFLTNECLEFELQGIKQMVVVDIRRMPWGHQHRKENANFDKIDRANSEERKRKGLPSDYYCKSLYWPERGAFFSLPFDTMGIGTGFCHSCKIKESQKEKDSIKVNSCKTSFVYKGTEYSIDEFVYVSPQYFAVDRMEIGTFKAGRNVGLKAYVVCQMMGIIVPKAPKIAEAKSTLVKLRRFFRPEDISAEKAYTSDIREVFYSEETHFVPVEMIEGKCEVIQKHDLPSCDVLATFEHIFFCEHLFEPSKGSLKQLPVHIKMRYSARKAVDDAATRKRKGKGKVGEDDLKVERQKTAFQENCLATLDIFAGCGGLSEGLQQSGVSVTKWAIEYEEPAGDAFKLNHPESSMFINNCNVILRAVMEKCGDADDCLSTSEAAELATSLGEKDINNLPLPGQVDFINGGPPCQGFSGMNRFNQSTWSKVQCEMILAFLSFADYFRPRFFLLENVRNFVSFNKGQTFRLTVASLLEMGYQVRFGILEAGAYGVSQSRKRVFIWAASPEETLPEWPEPMHVFAVPELKITLSKNMQYAAVRSTATGAPFRAITVRDTIGDLPAVTNGASKTGLEYQNGPVSWFQKKIRGNMMVLTDHISKEMNELNLIRCQKIPKQPGADWRSLPDEKVALSTGQVVDLIPWCLPNTAKRHNQWKGLFGRLDWEGNFPTSITDPQPMGKVGMCFHPDQDRLVSVRECARSQGFPDSYKFSGNIQHKHRQIGNAVPPPLAFALGRKLKEAVGK
- the LOC100240896 gene encoding DNA (cytosine-5)-methyltransferase 1 isoform X2, with product MKKNEGKLKPAATGQKEKRNVSQSSEQPVGSRKMPKRAAECTDFKETSVHISEKSVPMETKRDQLVYEEDVAVQLTSRQLEDCPNRRLTDFIFHDSDGQPQPFEFSEVDDLLISGLILPLEESSDKQKQKGVRCEGFGPIESWSISGYEDGSPVISLSTDVADYDCIKPANSYKKFYDHFFEKARACVEVYRKLSKSSGGNPDLSLDKLLASVVRSMSASKCFSSGGSIKDFIILQGEFIHNQLIGLDETSNQNDQTFSELPVLLALRYEGYKRREFMKAKAASSGGSYMSDMEIRDAENEVDESGSSIYASEENDDVKLARLLQEEEYWKSTKQKKSQGSAPLSNKYYIKINEDEIANDYPLPAYYKTSNQETDEFFVFDSDIYMCDTDELPRSMLHNWSLYNSDSRLISLELLPMKPCADIDVTIFGSGVMTADDGSGFCLDTDLGHSSSSDQGPQDVGGIPIYLSAIKEWMIEFGSSMVFISIRTDMAWYRLGKPSKQYTPWYEPVLKTARLGISIITLLKEQSRVARLSFAEAIKRVSEFEKDHPAYISSNPADVERYVIVHGQIILQQFAEFPDGNIKRSAFVTGLAKKMEERHHTKWVVKKKKVVHKSEPNLNPRVAMAPVMSKKKVMQATTTRMINRIWGEYYSNYSPEDAKDGASCIVKEEEVEEQEENEEDDAEEEELSALEKTQRPSSLPGRSKLHSTSKEIRWDGEFVGKTSSGDTLYKQAIIGGDKVTVGGVVLVEVDESDELPVIYLIECMFESFNGRKMFHGRMMQRGSQTLLGNTANARELFLTNECLEFELQGIKQMVVVDIRRMPWGHQHRKENANFDKIDRANSEERKRKGLPSDYYCKSLYWPERGAFFSLPFDTMGIGTGFCHSCKIKESQKEKDSIKVNSCKTSFVYKGTEYSIDEFVYVSPQYFAVDRMEIGTFKAGRNVGLKAYVVCQMMGIIVPKAPKIAEAKSTLVKLRRFFRPEDISAEKAYTSDIREVFYSEETHFVPVEMIEGKCEVIQKHDLPSCDVLATFEHIFFCEHLFEPSKGSLKQLPVHIKMRYSARKAVDDAATRKRKGKGKVGEDDLKVERQKTAFQENCLATLDIFAGCGGLSEGLQQSGVSVTKWAIEYEEPAGDAFKLNHPESSMFINNCNVILRAVMEKCGDADDCLSTSEAAELATSLGEKDINNLPLPGQVDFINGGPPCQGFSGMNRFNQSTWSKVQCEMILAFLSFADYFRPRFFLLENVRNFVSFNKGQTFRLTVASLLEMGYQVRFGILEAGAYGVSQSRKRVFIWAASPEETLPEWPEPMHVFAVPELKITLSKNMQYAAVRSTATGAPFRAITVRDTIGDLPAVTNGASKTGLEYQNGPVSWFQKKIRGNMMVLTDHISKEMNELNLIRCQKIPKQPGADWRSLPDEKVALSTGQVVDLIPWCLPNTAKRHNQWKGLFGRLDWEGNFPTSITDPQPMGKVGMCFHPDQDRLVSVRECARSQIAINFRATFNTSTGR